A genomic region of Mustela erminea isolate mMusErm1 chromosome 12, mMusErm1.Pri, whole genome shotgun sequence contains the following coding sequences:
- the RNF224 gene encoding RING finger protein 224 isoform X2: MLQPDRPRASEEGTAAGSRRGDCVICCSAYDLAGHLPHRLYCGHTFCQACVRRLDTPAGEQRWIPCPQCRQSTPTPRGGVALLDLDLAAFLAVRAEREPSRREPPAAPKGSAAITQQPARLCPTLGPQPHFPQARGCCGLCWDAPGGPEV, encoded by the coding sequence ATGCTGCAGCCAGACAGGCCCCGGGCCTCTGAGGAGGGGACGGCCGCGGGGTCCCGGCGGGGTGACTGCGTcatctgctgctctgcctacgaCCTCGCGGGCCACCTGCCGCACCGTCTCTACTGCGGCCACACCTTCTGCCAGGCGTGCGTGCGGCGGCTGGACACGCCAGCGGGCGAGCAGCGCTGGATCCCCTGCCCACAGTGCCGCCAGAGCACACCCACACCCCGGGGAGGAGTGGCCCTGCTGGACCTCGACCTGGCCGCCTTCCTGGCCGTGAGGGCTGAGCGGGAGCCATCTCGCAGGGAGCCCCCTGCAGCCCCCAAGGGCAGTGCCGCCATCACTCAGCAGCCGGCCAGGCTCTGTCCCACCCTAGGCCCCCAGCCCCACTTCCCCCAGGCCCGGGGCTGCTGCGGTCTCTGCTGGGACGCCCCTGGCGGTCCCGAGGTCTGA
- the RNF224 gene encoding RING finger protein 224 isoform X1, which produces MRAPGRELQGALGPLPVPRTSSCWAELATERMQVREARGLGRLGRGAAWSPGLLSSGAKSWCQASKTASGAGRVGCSSLTSPRMLQPDRPRASEEGTAAGSRRGDCVICCSAYDLAGHLPHRLYCGHTFCQACVRRLDTPAGEQRWIPCPQCRQSTPTPRGGVALLDLDLAAFLAVRAEREPSRREPPAAPKGSAAITQQPARLCPTLGPQPHFPQARGCCGLCWDAPGGPEV; this is translated from the coding sequence ATGCGAGCCCCAGGGCGGGAGCTGCAGGGTGCTCTGGGGCCCCTCCCAGTTCCCCGGACGTCCTCCTGCTGGGCAGAGCTGGCCACAGAGCGGATGCAGGTAAGAGAGGCCCGGGGCTTaggcaggctggggagaggggctgcctgGAGCCCCGGGCTCCTATCCTCCGGAGCCAAGTCCTGGTGTCAGGCGAGCAAGACGGCCTCTGGAGCAGGCCGGGTAGGCTGCAGCTCCCTGACCTCCCCCAGGATGCTGCAGCCAGACAGGCCCCGGGCCTCTGAGGAGGGGACGGCCGCGGGGTCCCGGCGGGGTGACTGCGTcatctgctgctctgcctacgaCCTCGCGGGCCACCTGCCGCACCGTCTCTACTGCGGCCACACCTTCTGCCAGGCGTGCGTGCGGCGGCTGGACACGCCAGCGGGCGAGCAGCGCTGGATCCCCTGCCCACAGTGCCGCCAGAGCACACCCACACCCCGGGGAGGAGTGGCCCTGCTGGACCTCGACCTGGCCGCCTTCCTGGCCGTGAGGGCTGAGCGGGAGCCATCTCGCAGGGAGCCCCCTGCAGCCCCCAAGGGCAGTGCCGCCATCACTCAGCAGCCGGCCAGGCTCTGTCCCACCCTAGGCCCCCAGCCCCACTTCCCCCAGGCCCGGGGCTGCTGCGGTCTCTGCTGGGACGCCCCTGGCGGTCCCGAGGTCTGA
- the CYSRT1 gene encoding cysteine-rich tail protein 1, which produces MDPHEMVVKNPYAQVSIPRAHLRPDLGQQLEAASSSWGSQPLPAGSCPSEPTRLLQPTEAALESKGGKGSKGTGQIQGHQAWPQTSNPCSGGQRPAGLTYAGRPPIGRGDDIAHHCCCCPCCSCCHCPRFCRCHSCCCIVS; this is translated from the coding sequence ATGGACCCACACGAGATGGTCGTCAAGAACCCGTATGCCCAGGTCAGCATTCCCCGCGCTCACCTTCGGCCCgacctggggcagcagctggaAGCGGCTTCCTCTTCCTGGGGGTCACAGCCTCTGCCTGCGGGGTCCTGCCCCTCAGAGCCCACCCGGCTCCTGCAGCCCACCGAGGCGGCCCTAGAGAGCAAAGGTGGCAAGGGGTCCAAGGGGACTGGCCAGATCCAGGGACACCAGGCCTGGCCACAGACCAGCAACCCCTGCAGTGGTGGGCAGCGTCCGGCAGGACTGACCTACGCCGGCCGGCCACCCATCGGGCGCGGTGACGACATCGCCCaccactgctgctgctgcccctgctgctcctgctgccacTGCCCTCGCTTCTGCCGCTGCCACAGCTGCTGCTGCATCGTCTCCTAG
- the RNF208 gene encoding RING finger protein 208 has product MPVDPGPEVGSGWPGLLMSCLKGPHVILKMEAMKIVHPEKFPELQAAAPCFPPAPRPTPALAPKRAWPSDTEIIVNQACGGDVPALDGAPHTPPLPRRPRKGSVELGFPRVAPADEVIVNQYVIRPGPASSGPPATAAPASGEPLECPTCGHTYNVTQRRPRVLSCLHSVCEQCLQILYESCPKYKFISCPTCRRETVLFTDYGLAALAVNTSILSRLPPEALTAPSGGQWGGEPEGSCYQTFRQYCGAACTCHVRNPLSACSIM; this is encoded by the coding sequence ATGCCGGTTGACCCCGGGCCCGAGGTGGGCAGTGGCTGGCCAGGCCTCCTCATGTCCTGCCTGAAGGGTCCCCATGTCATCCTCAAGATGGAGGCCATGAAGATTGTTCACCCCGAGAAGTTCCCCGAGCTGCAGGCGGCCGCCCCTTGCTTCCCACCTGCACCGCGGCCCACCCCAGCTCTGGCCCCCAAACGGGCCTGGCCCTCAGACACAGAGATCATCGTCAACCAGGCCTGTGGGGGGGACGTGCCTGCCTTGGATGGGgcaccccacacccctcccttgcCACGACGGCCCCGCAAGGGCAGTGTGGAGTTGGGCTTCCCCCGCGTGGCGCCCGCGGACGAGGTCATCGTGAATCAGTATGTGATACGGCCTGGGCCCGCCTCCTCGGGGCCCCCTGCCACGGCGGCGCCAGCTTCGGGGGAGCCCCTGGAGTGCCCCACCTGCGGGCACACGTACAACGTCACCCAGCGGCGGCCCCGAGTGCTGTCCTGCCTGCACTCTGTGTGCGAGCAGTGTCTGCAGATCCTCTATGAGTCCTGCCCTAAGTACAAGTTCATCTCCTGCCCCACCTGCCGCCGCGAGACTGTGCTCTTCACGGACTACGGCCTGGCTGCACTCGCTGTCAACACGTCCATCCTGAGCCGCCTGCCACCCGAGGCTCTGACCGCCCCGTCCGGGGGCCAGTGGGGGGGTGAGCCGGAGGGCAGCTGCTACCAGACCTTCCGGCAGTACTGTGGGGCCGCGTGCACCTGCCACGTGCGGAACCCACTGTCCGCCTGCTCCATCATGTAG
- the NDOR1 gene encoding NADPH-dependent diflavin oxidoreductase 1: MPSPGLLVLFGSQTGTAQDVSERLGREARRRRLECRVQALDSYSVVNLIREPLVIFVCATAGQGDPPDNMKNFWRFIFRKNLPPTSLCQTDFAVLGLGDSSYAKFNFVAKKLHRRLLQLGGRALLPVCLGNDQHELGPDAAIDPWLRDLWEKVLALYPVPLDLGVIPAGVPLPPKFTVHFLPEAPMIRSEEQPGAGTDPPGPPSEQQPFLAPMVSNERVTGPSHFQDVRLIEFDITGSGLSFAAGDVVLILPENAASHTRQFCQVLGLDPDQTFTLLPQEPGVPRPARLPQPCSVRHLVSHYLDIASVPRRSFFELLACLSPHELEREKLLYFSSPQGQEELYAYCNRPRRTILEVLCDFPHTAGAIPADYLLDLIPPIRPRAFSIASSLLARPSRLQILVAVVQYQTRLKERRRGLCSSWLASLDPGQGPVQVPLWVRPGDLTFPETPDTPVIMVGPGTGVAPFRAAVQERVAQGRNGNFLFFGCRSRHQDFYWGAEWLDLEKRGCLTLFTAFSREQEQKVYVQHRIRELGPLVWELLEHQGAYFYLAGNAKCMPADVSEALTSVFREEGGLSSPDAGAYLARLQRTLRFQSETWA, from the exons ATGCCGAGCCCGGGGCTTCTCGTGCTCTTCGGCAGCCAGACAGGCACGGCTCAGGATGTGTCGGAGAGGCTGGGCCGCGAGGCTCGGCGCCGGCGGCTCGAGTGCCGGGTGCAGGCCCTGGACTCTTACTCAGTG GTGAATCTGATTAGGGAGCCCCTGGTGATATTTGTTTGTGCGACTGCGGGCCAAGGGGACCCTCCCGACAACATGAAG AATTTCTGGAGGTTCATATTCCGGAAGAATCTGCCACCGACCTCCCTCTGTCAGACAGACTTTGCTGTCCTGGGCCTCGGGGACTCCTCGTATGCCAA GTTCAATTTTGTGGCCAAGAAGTTACACCGTCGGCTGCTGCAGCTCGGGGGCCGCGCCCTCCTGCCCGTGTGCCTGGGCAATGACCAGCATGAGCTGGG GCCTGATGCTGCCATCGACCCCTGGCTGCGCGATCTGTGGGAGAAGGTGCTGGCACTGTACCCCGTGCCCCTTGACCTTGGTGTGATCCCCGCCGGAGTCCC TTTGCCCCCCAAGTTCACCGTGCACTTCCTCCCGGAGGCCCCCATGATACGCTCTGAGGAGCAGCCTGGGGCCGGCACAGACCCTCCAGGTCCACCTTCAGAGCAGCAGCCCTTCCTGGCACCCATGGTCAGCAACGAGAGAGTCACCGGCCCCTCGCACTTCCAGGACGTTCGGCTGATCGAGTTTGACATCACAGGCTCGGGGCTCAG CTTTGCAGCCGGCGACGTGGTACTGATCCTGCCCGAGAACGCGGCCAGCCACACCCGGCAGTTCTGCCAGGTGCTGGGCCTGGACCCAGATCAGACCTTCACGCTGCTGCCTCAGGAGCCAG GTGTGCCCCGCCCGGCACggctgccccagccctgctccgTGAGGCACCTTGTGTCACACTACCTGGACATTGCCAGCGTGCCCCGCCGTTCCTTCTTCGAGCTCCtggcctgtctctctccccacgAGCTGGAGCGGGAGAAGCTGCTGTACTTCAGCTCCCCCCAGGGTCAGGAGGAGCTGTACGCCTACTGCAACCGGCCTCGCAGGACCATCCTGGAG GTGCTGTGCGACTTCCCGCACACGGCGGGAGCCATCCCTGCGGACTACCTGCTGGACCTCATCCCCCCGATCCGCCCGCGGGCCTTCTCCATCGCTTCCTCTCTGCTG GCTCGCCCATCCAGGCTGCAGATCCTCGTGGCTGTGGTGCAGTACCAGACACGCCTCAAGGAGCGCCGCCGgggcctctgctcctcctggcTGGCCTCGCTGGATCCCGGGCAAG GACCTGTCCAGGTGCCGCTGTGGGTGCGGCCCGGGGACCTGACCTTCCCAGAGACCCCAGACACACCTGTAATCATGGTGGGCCCTGGCACTGGCGTGGCCCCTTTCCGAGCAGCTGTCCAGGAGCGCGTGGCCCAGGGCCGGAATG GAAACTTTCTGTTCTTTGGCTGCCGCTCGCGCCACCAGGACTTCTACTGGGGGGCTGAGTGGCTGGACCTGGAGAAGAGGGGCTGCCTCACCCTCTTCACAGCCTTCTCCCGGGAGCAG GAGCAGAAGGTGTATGTGCAACATCGAATCCGGGAGCTCGGGCCGCTGGTGTGGGAGCTGCTGGAGCACCAGGGCGCCTACTTCTACCTGGCAGG CAATGCCAAGTGCATGCCCGCAGACGTGTCGGAAGCCCTGACGTCTGTCTTCCGGGAGGAGGGCGGGCTCTCCAGCCCTGATGCAGGCGCCTACCTGGCCAGGCTCCAGCGGACACTGCGTTTCCAGAGTGAGACTTGGGCCTGA
- the TMEM203 gene encoding transmembrane protein 203 — protein sequence MLFSLRELVQWLGFATFEIFVHLLALLVFSVLLALRVDGLAPGLSWWNVFVPFFAADGLSTYFTTIVSVRLFQDGEKRLAVLRLFWVLTVLSLKFVFEMLLCQKLVEQTRELWFGLITSPVFILLQLLMIRACRVN from the coding sequence ATGCTCTTCTCGCTCCGGGAGCTGGTGCAGTGGCTGGGCTTCGCCACCTTCGAGATCTTCGTGCACCTGCTGGCCCTGCTGGTGTTCTCCGTGCTGCTGGCGCTGCGTGTGGACGGCCTGGCTCCCGGCCTCTCCTGGTGGAACGTGTTTGTGCCCTTCTTCGCCGCCGATGGGCTCAGCACCTACTTCACCACCATCGTGTCGGTGCGCCTCTTCCAGGACGGAGAGAAGCGGTTGGCCGTGCTCCGCCTCTTCTGGGTCCTCACGGTTCTTAGCCTCAAGTTTGTCTTCGAGATGTTACTGTGCCAGAAGCTGGTGGAACAGACTCGGGAGCTCTGGTTCGGCTTGATCACGTCTCCAGTCTTCATTCTCCTGCAGCTGCTCATGATCCGCGCCTGTAGGGTCAACTAG
- the TPRN gene encoding taperin, whose amino-acid sequence MAGLGRPGPGPRAALPAWKREILERKRAKLAALGGGAAPETGAEAGAAEPSGPAAERLVLADSLGPLRENPFMRLESERRRGTRGGGGEGPAGARPVQQLLDLYHRVPGVRTIHADNILIIESAPGFPPAGPGPGAGPAARIRAAEVLVYEAPPPPGRVSRLLQKFDAPVRRGSPERGRTPPPPPPAPGPAASRVGERAACFEPERRGTGPGARRSDFLQRTGSNSFTVRPRGLHRSAGPRLLPNEPAAPETPAGAANGLAGSAPGPGEWKPKVESGDTPGHPPPSPGTPSATPAASLALPTPNPASATPSQRQWVSAATSANDSFEIRRTSKPDIDRIPAGDLQARALASLRVNSRNSFLFIPKRKDSAPAPPEGRQAGRLPEREVGWSSQSLELEAQLVPGRDNVPIGGRSPLGVEEGACARPATALVDQAVGRQRLSSPSLCPLAADEAKPAQGLGVPSLAKSGTEPGRPGLPVTFIDEVDSEDEVPQEAKLLCSGAAGPPWCPLHPAGPGHPSGRRYLSGNTFTVVPKRKPGSLQANGEPSPQEAEEDDAGDSSVPPTALGTTLKKRYPTVHEIEVIGGYLALEKSCLTKAGSSRKKMKISFNDKRLQTTFEYPPESSLVQEEEAEAQEEAEEEEEEEEEEYSSDGVVEKPFALFLPRATFVNSVGPESPRLPDGSSGLSSYTPKHSVAFNKWQQQTPAQAPREAEPAPKEIMLTPASQNDLSDFRSEPALYF is encoded by the exons ATGGCCGGCCTGGGGCGGCCGGGCCCAGGGCCCCGCGCCGCGCTGCCCGCCTGGAAACGGGAGATCTTGGAGCGGAAGCGGGCCAAGCTGGCCGCTTTGGGCGGGGGCGCGGCGCCTGAGACCGGGGCCGAGGCGGGCGCGGCGGAGCCCTCGGGGCCGGCGGCCGAGCGGCTCGTGCTGGCCGACAGTCTGGGCCCGCTGCGCGAGAACCCGTTCATGCGGCTGGAGTCGGAGCGGCGGCGCGGGacgcggggcggcggcggcgagggGCCGGCGGGGGCGCGGCCGGTGCAGCAGCTGCTGGACCTGTACCACCGCGTGCCCGGCGTGCGCACCATCCACGCCGACAACATCCTCATCATCGAGTCGGCACCGGGCTTCCCGCccgccggccccggccccggcgccGGCCCGGCCGCCCGCATCCGCGCCGCGGAGGTGCTCGTGTACgaggcgccgccgccgcccgggcgCGTCAGCCGCCTGCTCCAGAAGTTCGACGCGCCGGTCCGCCGCGGGAGCCCGGAGCGCGGCCGcaccccgccgccgcccccgccggcTCCCGGCCCCGCCGCCTCGCGCGTGGGTGAGCGCGCAGCCTGCTTCGAGCCTGAGCGCCGTGGTACAGGCCCCGGGGCGCGGCGCAGCGACTTCCTGCAGAGGACCGGCAGCAACTCATTCACCGTCCGCCCTCGGGGCCTGCACCGCAGCGCTGGCCCTCGCCTGCTCCCGAACGAGCCTGCAGCCCCCGAGACCCCAGCCGGCGCTGCCAACGGCCTCGCGGGCTCCGCACCTGGGCCGGGCGAGTGGAAGCCAAAGGTGGAGTCGGGGGATACCCCGGGCCACCCGCCCCCCAGCCCGGGGACCCCCAGTGCCACTCCAGCCGCGTCCCTGGCCTTGCCCACACCCAACCCTGCCAGTGCCACTCCTAGCCAGCGCCAGTGGGTCTCCGCGGCCACCAGCGCCAATGACTCCTTTGAGATTCGGCGGACCTCCAAGCCAGACATAGACAGGATCCCTGCTGGGGACCTGCAGGCCCGGGCCCTGGCCAGCCTCCGTGTGAACTCCCGAAACTCCTTCCTGTTCATCCCGAAGCGCAAGGactctgcccccgcccctcctgAAGGGAGGCAGGCCGGGAGGCTGCCTGAGAGAGAGGTTGGCTGGTCCTCCCAAAGCCTGGAGCTTGAAGCCCAGCTGGTGCCTGGAAGGGACAACGTGCCTATTGGAGGGAGGAGCCCCTTGGGGGTCGAGGAGGGGGCCTGCGCCAGGCCAGCTACTGCCCTCGTGGACCAGGCTGTTGGGCGGCAGAGGCTGTCCTCACCATCCCTATGTCCGCTGGCTGCCGACGAAGCTAAGCCTGCCCAGGGCCTCGGGGTCCCCAGCCTGGCCAAGAGCGGCACGGAGCCTGGGAGGCCCGGACTGCCTGTTACCTTCATCGATGAGGTGGACTCGGAGGATGAGGTTCCCCAGGAAGCCAAACTGCTCTGCTCGGGAGCTGCTGGGCCTCCTTGGTGCCCCCTGCACCCCGCCGGGCCCGGGCACCCATCAGGGCGCCGGTATCTAAGTGGCAACACCTTCACCGTGGTGCCCAAGAGAAAACCAGGGTCCCTGCAGGCCAATGGGGAGCCCAGTCCACAGGAGGCTGAGGAGGACGACGCGGGCGACTCGTCAGTTCCCCCCACCGCCCTGGGGACCACACTGAAGAAGCGCTACCCCACTGTGCACGAGATTGAGGTGATCGGTGGCTACCTGGCCCTGGAGAAGTCCTGCCTCACCAAGGCCGGCTCCTCGAGAAAGAAG ATGAAGATCTCCTTCAATGACAAGCGCCTGCAGACGACCTTCGAGTACCCCCCTGAGAGCTCCCTggtgcaggaggaggaggctgaggcccaggaggaggccgaggaggaggaagaggaggaggaggaggagtacaGCTCGGATGGGGTGGTGGAGAAGCCCTTTGCGCTCTTCCTGCCCCGAGCCACTTTTGTGAACAGTGTGGGGCCTGAGAGCCCTCGCCTGCCGGACGGCAGCTCAG GCCTGTCCAGCTACACTCCAAAGCACTCCGTGGCCTTTAACAAATGGCAGCAGCAGACACCGGCACAGGCTCCGAGGGAGGCAGAGCCAGCACCCAAGGAGATCATG ctcACCCCTGCCAGTCAGAATGACCTCTCAGACTTCCGCAGTGAGCCTGCTCTCTATTTTTGA
- the SSNA1 gene encoding Sjoegren syndrome nuclear autoantigen 1, with the protein MTQQGAALQNYNNELVKCIEELCQKREELCRQIQQEEDEKQRLQNEVRQLTEKLARVNENLARKIASRNEFDRTIAETEAAYLKILESSQTLLSVLKREAGNLTKATASEQKSGGKDS; encoded by the exons aTGACCCAGCAGGGCGCGGCGCTGCAGAACTACAACAACGAGCTGGTCAAGT GCATCGAGGAGCTGTGCCAGAAGCGCGAGGAGCTGTGCCGGCAGATCCAGCAGGAGGAGGACGAGAAGCAGCGGCTGCAGAACGAGGTGAGGCAGCTGACGGAGAAGCTCGCTCGGGTCAATGAGAACCTGGCGCGCAAGATCGCCTCCCGCAACGAGTTCGACCGGACCATCGCGGAGACTGAGGCCGCCTACCTCAAG ATCCTGGAGAGCTCGCAGACTCTGCTCAGCGTCCTGAAGAGGGAAGCTGGGAACCTGACCAAGGCCACAGCCTCCGAGCAGAAGAGCGGTGGCAAGGACAGCTGA
- the ANAPC2 gene encoding anaphase-promoting complex subunit 2 isoform X2 produces the protein MAAAGRDGDPGPAEELVVAWNTVSTGLVPPAALGLASSRTSGAVPPKEEELRAAVEVLRGHGLHSVLEEWFVEVLQNDLQANIALEFWNTISQRENCADEPQCLLLLLDAFGLLESRLDPYLRSLELLEKWTRLGLLMGAGAQGLREKVHTTLRGVLFFSTPRTFQDMIQRLYGRFLRVYLQSKRKGEGGTDPELEGDLDSRYARRRYYRLLQSPLCAGCGSDKQRCWCRQALEQFHQLSQVLHRLSLLERVSAEAVTSTLRQVTKERMEDRCRGEYERSFLREFHKWIERVVGWLGKVFLQDGPARPASPEAGNTLRRWRCHVQRFFYRIYASLRIEELFSIIRDFPDSRPAVEDLKYCLERTDQRQQLLLSLKAALETRLLHPGVNTCDIITLYISAIKALRVLDPSMVILEVACEPVRRYLRTREDTVRQIVAGLTGDSDGTGDLAVELSKTDPASLETGQDSEDDSGEPEDWVPDPVDADPGKSSSKRRSSDIISLLVSIYGSKDLFINEYRSLLADRLLHQFSFSPEREIRNVELLKLRFGEAPMHFCEVMLKDMADSRRINANIREEDEKRPAEEQPPFGVYAVILSSEFWPPFKDEKLEVPEDIREALEVYCKKYEKLKAMRTLSWKHTLGLVTMDVELADRTLSVAVTPVQAVVLLYFQDQASWTLDELSKVVKMPVALLRRRMSVWLQQGVLREEPAGTFSVVEEERPQDRDSLVLIDSDEESDSGMASQADQKEEELLLFWTYIQAMLTNLESLSLERIYSMLRMFVVTGPALAEIDLQELQGFLQKKVRDQQLVYSAGVYRLPKSCS, from the exons ATGGCGGCGGCCGGACGCGACGGCGACCCCGGGCCTGCAGAGGAGCTGGTGGTGGCCTGGAACACCGTGAGCACCGGACTGGTGCCGCCCGCCGCTCTGGGGCTG GCGTCCTCCCGGACCAGCGGAGCGGTGCCGCCCAAGGAGGAGGAGCTGCGGGCGGCGGTGGAGGTCTTGCGGGGCCACGGGCTGCATTCGGTCCTGGAGGAGTGGTTCGTGGAGGTGCTGCAGAACGACCTGCAGGCCAACATCGCCCTGGAGTTCTGGAACACCATCTCCCAGCGCGAGAACTGCGCAGACGAGCCCCAGTGCCTTCTGCTGCTTCTGGACGCCTTCGGCCTCTTGGAGAGCCGGCTGGACCCCTACCTGCGCAGTCTGGAGCTCCTGGAGAAGTGGACGCGCCTGGGCTTGCTGATGGGCGCCGGCGCTCAGGGGCTGCGGGAAAAGGTCCACACCACGCTGCGCGGCGTCCTGTTCTTTTCCACTCCCAGGACCTTTCAGGACATGATTCAGCGCCTCTACGGCCGTTTTCTGAGAGTGTACCTGCAGAgtaagaggaagggggaggggggcacggACCCCGAGCTGGAGGGGGACCTGGACAGCAGGTACGCGCGGCGGCGGTACTACCGGCTTCTGCAGAGCCCGCTGTGCGCGGGGTGCGGCAGCGACAAGCAGCGGTGCTGGTGCCGCCAGGCGCTGGAGCAGTTTCACCAGCTCAGCCAGGTCCT GCACAGGCTCAGTCTGTTGGAGCGGGTCAGCGCCGAGGCTGTGACCAGCACCCTGCGCCAGGTGACCAAGGAGAGGATGGAGGACCGATGCCGGGGCGAGTACGAGCGCTCCTTTCTGCGAGAGTTCCACAAG TGGATCGAGAGGGTGGTGGGCTGGCTGGGCAAGGTGTTCCTGCAGGATGGCCCGGCCCGACCTGCGTCCCCGGAAGCCGGCAACACACTGCGTCGCTGGCGCTGCCACGTGCAGCGGTTCTTCTACCGGATCTACGCCAGCCTGCGTATCGAGGAGCTCTTCAGCATCATCCGAG ACTTCCCGGACTCCCGGCCAGCCGTCGAGGACCTCAAGTACTGCCTGGAGAGAACTGACCAGAGGCAGCAGCTGCTCCTGTCTCTCAAGGCTGCCCTGGAGACGCGTCTCCTCCACCCAG GCGTGAACACGTGCGACATCATCACCCTCTACATATCGGCCATCAAGGCCCTGCGTGTGCTGGACCCGTCCATGGTCATCCTGGAGGTGGCCTGCGAGCCTGTTCGCCGCTACCTGAG GACGCGGGAGGACACAGTGCGGCAGATTGTGGCTGGGCTGACGGGGGACTCCGACGGGACAGGAGACTTGGCTGTTGAGCTGTCGAAGACGGATCCAGCGAGCCTGGAGACCGGTCAGGACAGCGAGGATGACTCTGGCGAGCCGGAGGACTGGGTCCCCGACCCCGTGGATGCTGATCCAG GCAAGTCCAGCTCCAAGCGGCGCTCCTCGGACATCATCAGCCTTCTGGTCAGCATCTACGGCAGCAAGGACCTCTTCATCAACGAGTACCGCTCGCTGCTGGCCGACCGCCTCCTGCACCAGTTCAGCTTCAGTCCCGAGCG GGAGATCCGCAACGTGGAGCTGCTGAAGCTGCGGTTTGGGGAGGCCCCGATGCACTTCTGCGAGGTCATGCTGAAG GACATGGCAGATTCCCGTCGCATTAATGCCAACATCCGTGAGGAGGATGAGAAGCGTCCCGCAGAGGAACAGCCGCCTTTCGGGGTCTATGCCGTCATCCTGTCCAGCGAGTTCTGGCCGCCCTTCAAGGACGAGAAGCTGGAGGTCCCCGAGGACATCCGGGAGGCCCTTGAGGTTTACTGCAAGAAGTATGAGAAGCTGAAG GCCATGCGGACCCTCAGCTGGAAGCACACCCTGGGCCTGGTGACCATGGACGTGGAGCTGGCCGACCGCACCCTGTCTGTGGCCGTGACTCCTGTGCAGGCCGTGGTCTTGCTGTACTTCCAGGACCAAG CCAGCTGGACCCTGGACGAGCTGAGCAAGGTGGTCAAGATGCCCGTGGCGCTGCTGCGGCGGCGGATGTCAGTGTGGCTGCAGCAGGGCGTGCTGCGGGAGGAGCCGGCCGGGACCTTCTCCGTCGTGGAGGAGGAGCGGCCACAGGACCGGGACAGCCTGGTGCTCATCGACAGTGATGAGGAGAGTGACTCGGGCATGGCCTCCCAGGCTGaccagaaggaggaggagctgctg CTCTTCTGGACGTACATCCAGGCCATGCTGACCAACCTGGAGAGCCTCTCGCTGGAGCGCATCTACAGCATGCTGCGCATGTTTGTGGTCACGGGGCCCGCGCTGGCCGAGATCGACCTGCAGGAGCTGCAGGGCTTCCT